In Fusobacterium periodonticum ATCC 33693, the following are encoded in one genomic region:
- the glmS gene encoding glutamine--fructose-6-phosphate transaminase (isomerizing) encodes MCGIIGYSGTNTNAVEVLLEGLEKVEYRGYDSAGIAFVTDKGIQIEKKEGKLDNLRNHMKQFEVLSCTGIGHTRWATHGVPTDRNAHPHYSENRDVALIHNGIIENYVEIKKELMEQGVKFSSDTDSEVVAQLFSKLYDGDLYSTLKKVLKRIRGTYAFAIIHKDFPDRMICCRSHSPLIVGLGEHQNFIASDVSAILKYTRDIIYLEDGDVVLVTKDNVTVYDKDEKEVKREVKKVEWNFEQASKGGYAHFMIKEIEEQPEIFEKTLGVYTDKEKNVNFDEQLEGINLHNIDRIYIVACGTAYYAGLQGQYFMKKLLGIDVFTDIASEFRYNDPVITDKTLAIFVSQSGETIDTLMSMKYAKEKGAKTLAISNVLGSTITREADNVIYTLAGPEISVASTKAYSSQVLVLYLLSLYMGAKLGKLEEKDYVKYISDINLVKENISGLIKEKEKIHEIAKRIKDVKNGFYLGRGIDEKVAREGSLKMKEINYIHTEALAAGELKHGSIALIEQGVLVVAISTNLEMDEKVVSNIKEVKARGAYVVGVCKEGSLVPEVVDDVIQIKDSGELLSPVLAVVALQYLAYYTSLEKGFDVDKPRNLAKSVTVE; translated from the coding sequence ATGTGTGGAATAATTGGATATTCAGGAACTAACACAAATGCAGTGGAAGTTCTATTGGAAGGACTTGAAAAGGTTGAATACAGAGGATATGATTCAGCAGGTATTGCATTTGTAACAGACAAAGGTATACAAATAGAAAAGAAAGAAGGGAAATTAGATAATTTAAGAAATCATATGAAACAATTTGAAGTTCTTTCTTGTACAGGTATAGGGCATACTAGATGGGCAACTCATGGAGTACCTACAGATAGAAATGCTCACCCTCACTATAGTGAAAACAGAGATGTTGCACTTATACACAATGGAATTATTGAAAACTATGTAGAAATCAAAAAAGAATTAATGGAACAAGGTGTAAAATTTAGTTCAGATACAGATTCAGAAGTAGTTGCTCAATTATTTTCAAAACTATATGATGGAGACTTATACTCAACTCTTAAAAAAGTTTTAAAAAGAATAAGAGGAACTTATGCCTTTGCTATAATTCACAAAGATTTCCCTGATAGAATGATCTGTTGTAGAAGTCATAGTCCTTTAATTGTTGGACTTGGAGAACATCAAAATTTTATAGCTTCTGATGTATCAGCTATATTAAAATATACAAGAGATATCATTTATCTTGAAGATGGAGATGTTGTTTTAGTAACAAAAGACAATGTGACTGTCTATGATAAAGATGAAAAAGAAGTAAAAAGAGAAGTTAAAAAAGTTGAATGGAACTTTGAACAAGCTTCAAAAGGTGGATATGCTCACTTTATGATAAAAGAAATTGAAGAGCAACCTGAAATTTTTGAAAAAACTTTAGGTGTTTACACAGATAAAGAAAAGAATGTAAATTTTGATGAACAATTAGAAGGAATAAATCTACATAATATAGATAGAATTTATATAGTTGCTTGTGGAACAGCTTACTATGCAGGTTTACAAGGACAGTATTTTATGAAAAAACTATTGGGAATAGATGTATTTACAGATATAGCTTCTGAATTTAGATACAATGACCCTGTAATAACTGATAAGACTTTAGCCATTTTTGTAAGTCAATCAGGAGAAACTATTGATACTTTAATGTCAATGAAATATGCAAAAGAAAAAGGAGCCAAAACTTTAGCAATATCTAATGTTTTAGGTTCAACAATAACAAGAGAAGCTGACAATGTTATCTATACTCTTGCAGGACCTGAAATCTCAGTTGCTTCTACAAAAGCATATAGTTCACAAGTTTTAGTTCTATATCTATTATCTCTATATATGGGAGCAAAACTTGGAAAATTAGAAGAAAAAGATTATGTAAAATATATTTCTGATATAAATTTAGTAAAAGAAAATATAAGTGGACTTATAAAAGAAAAAGAAAAGATACATGAAATTGCTAAGAGAATAAAAGATGTAAAAAATGGTTTCTATCTTGGTAGAGGAATAGATGAAAAAGTTGCTAGAGAAGGTAGCTTGAAGATGAAGGAAATCAACTATATTCACACTGAAGCTCTTGCTGCAGGGGAGTTAAAGCATGGAAGTATAGCCCTTATAGAACAAGGAGTTTTAGTTGTTGCCATCTCTACTAACTTAGAAATGGATGAAAAAGTTGTATCAAATATAAAAGAAGTTAAGGCTAGAGGAGCTTATGTTGTTGGGGTTTGTAAAGAAGGAAGTTTAGTTCCTGAAGTTGTAGATGATGTAATTCAAATCAAAGATAGTGGGGAGTTATTAAGTCCTGTTCTTGCAGTTGTTGCTCTACAATATTTAGCTTATTACACTTCTTTAGAAAAAGGTTTTGATGTAGATAAACCTAGAAATCTTGCAAAATCTGTAACAGTAGAATAA
- a CDS encoding aminopeptidase P family protein, whose product MEIDKRIEAARKSMKKHKVDAYIVTSSDYHQSEYIGEYFQGREYLSGFTGSAGILVIFNDEACLWTDGRYHIQAENQLKGSEIKLFKQGNIGVPTYKEYIVSKLAENSKIGIDAKILLSSDVNEILSKKKFKIVDFDLLAEVWEKRPALAAERIFILEDKYTGKSYKEKVKEIRASLKEKNADYNIISSLDDIAWIYNFRGDDVQHNPVALSFTVISEKKSSLYINEDKLTKEAKKYFKDNKVEVKGYFEFFEDIKKLKGNILVDFNKTSYAIYEAISKNNLINSMNPSTYLKSHKNETEIANTKEIHVQDGVAIVKFMYWLKNNYKKGNITEFSAEEKINSLREKIEGYIDLSFHTISAFGKNAAMMHYSAPEKNSTKIEDGVYLLDSGGTYLKGTTDITRTFFLGKVGKQEKIDNTLVLKGMLALSRAKFLFGATGTNLDILARQFLWNVGIDYKCGTGHGVGHILNVHEGPHGIRFQYNPQRLEVGMIVTNEPGAYIEGSHGIRIENELLVKEACETEHGKFLEFETITYAPIDLDGIVKSLLTKEEKEQLNIYHKEVYEKLKPYLTKAEQAFLKEYTKEI is encoded by the coding sequence ATGGAAATTGACAAAAGAATTGAAGCAGCTAGAAAAAGTATGAAGAAACACAAAGTAGATGCCTATATTGTAACAAGTTCTGACTATCATCAAAGTGAATATATAGGTGAATATTTTCAAGGGAGAGAGTATTTATCAGGTTTTACTGGTTCAGCAGGAATTTTAGTTATATTCAATGATGAAGCTTGTCTGTGGACAGATGGAAGATATCATATCCAAGCTGAAAATCAATTAAAAGGTAGTGAAATAAAATTATTTAAACAAGGTAATATAGGAGTTCCTACATATAAAGAATATATAGTTTCTAAGTTAGCAGAAAATTCAAAAATAGGAATAGATGCAAAGATACTTTTATCTTCTGATGTAAATGAAATTCTTTCAAAGAAAAAATTTAAGATTGTTGATTTTGATTTATTAGCAGAAGTTTGGGAAAAAAGACCAGCTTTAGCAGCTGAAAGAATATTTATTTTAGAGGATAAATATACTGGAAAATCATATAAGGAAAAAGTAAAAGAAATAAGAGCAAGTCTAAAAGAAAAGAATGCAGACTATAATATTATCTCAAGCTTAGATGACATAGCTTGGATATATAATTTCAGAGGTGATGATGTTCAACATAACCCTGTAGCTCTATCATTTACAGTGATTTCTGAAAAGAAATCAAGCCTATACATCAATGAAGATAAATTAACAAAGGAAGCTAAAAAATACTTTAAAGATAATAAAGTAGAGGTTAAAGGATATTTTGAATTCTTTGAAGATATCAAAAAATTAAAAGGAAATATCTTAGTTGATTTCAATAAGACTAGCTATGCTATTTATGAAGCTATCAGTAAGAATAATTTAATCAATTCTATGAATCCTAGTACATATTTAAAGTCACATAAGAATGAAACTGAAATAGCTAACACAAAAGAAATTCATGTTCAAGATGGAGTAGCTATAGTTAAATTTATGTATTGGCTAAAGAATAACTATAAAAAGGGAAATATTACAGAATTTTCTGCTGAAGAAAAAATTAATTCTTTAAGAGAAAAAATAGAAGGATATATAGATTTAAGTTTCCATACTATTTCAGCCTTTGGAAAAAATGCAGCTATGATGCACTATTCAGCTCCTGAAAAAAATTCAACTAAAATAGAAGATGGAGTATATTTACTTGACTCAGGAGGAACATACTTAAAGGGAACTACTGATATAACAAGAACTTTCTTCTTAGGAAAAGTTGGAAAACAAGAAAAAATAGACAATACTTTAGTTTTAAAAGGAATGTTAGCACTATCGAGAGCAAAATTCTTGTTTGGAGCAACAGGAACAAACTTAGATATTCTAGCTAGACAATTCTTATGGAATGTTGGAATAGACTATAAATGTGGAACAGGACATGGAGTAGGACATATTTTAAATGTTCATGAAGGACCACATGGAATAAGATTCCAATACAATCCTCAAAGATTGGAAGTTGGAATGATAGTTACTAATGAGCCAGGAGCATATATCGAAGGTAGCCATGGAATCAGAATAGAAAATGAACTTCTAGTAAAAGAAGCTTGTGAAACTGAACATGGTAAATTCTTAGAATTTGAAACTATTACTTATGCACCTATTGACTTAGATGGAATAGTAAAAAGTCTTTTAACTAAAGAAGAAAAAGAACAATTAAATATTTATCATAAAGAAGTTTATGAAAAATTAAAACCTTATTTAACTAAGGCTGAACAAGCATTTTTAAAAGAATATACTAAAGAAATTTAG
- a CDS encoding flavin reductase family protein has translation MRKNYETSKLYYGFPVILLGYKDVNFKYNFTTNSSSYTLGDMMVIGLHCRSNAAKQIMNSKEFTVNIPSENLMDEIEIGGFFHKVDKIQLSKLDYEIGEFIDAPIFTACPVSMECKVENVVMYGETANIIASIKKRVVNPILIEDGKLNSDKLNSVLFFGDDNEKIYRYLRNLSDKAGKFYKNKFE, from the coding sequence ATGAGAAAGAATTATGAAACCTCAAAATTGTACTATGGTTTTCCAGTAATTTTACTTGGATATAAGGATGTTAACTTTAAATATAATTTTACAACTAATAGTTCATCATATACATTGGGAGATATGATGGTTATAGGACTTCATTGTAGAAGTAATGCAGCTAAACAAATTATGAACTCCAAGGAATTTACTGTAAATATTCCTAGTGAAAACTTAATGGATGAGATTGAAATAGGTGGATTTTTTCATAAAGTAGATAAAATTCAACTTAGTAAATTGGATTATGAAATAGGAGAATTTATTGACGCACCGATATTTACTGCTTGTCCTGTTTCTATGGAATGTAAGGTAGAAAATGTTGTAATGTATGGAGAAACTGCCAATATTATAGCGAGTATAAAGAAAAGAGTTGTTAATCCTATCTTGATTGAAGATGGAAAATTAAATTCAGATAAATTAAACTCAGTTCTATTCTTTGGTGATGATAATGAAAAAATATATCGTTATTTAAGGAATTTGAGCGATAAAGCAGGAAAATTTTATAAGAATAAATTTGAATAG